The sequence below is a genomic window from Plodia interpunctella isolate USDA-ARS_2022_Savannah chromosome 5, ilPloInte3.2, whole genome shotgun sequence.
ACGGAGCGGCGCATGGAGCTGTCGGCCTCGCGGATGGTGCGGTTGATGATGTCGCGGTACGGGAACACCGCCGTAAACACGCTCGTGGCGCCGAGCGGGAACGTCTCGTTGGCGTCCGACGCGCACGACAGCGGGCCCATCGACGTCACGCCGATCTGACACAGCCGTGttacattacaattacaacGCCTGTGTGCCACAACAGCCGTGTCTATCACTTCCCGGGTCCATCCCTCATATCTCAGAATCGTGAAGGTTCTGAGATTGCCCCGCATAAAGGAGTTCGACCAACGAACTATGGGAACCAAATACCTAGACTGCGGTTACACCTTGCCTTCTTTGATTCAAACGTGCGCTCttctatatgaaaatatttcaaatttttgtaGATGTAGTAAATGGCAGTAAATGACCAAAATATTTAGTCCTATTGTTAATGTATTTAGTCGTTAAATAATGTTCGGATAAAGGGCTTGCCTGGACGCCGCGGTAGACAACGGGCCCGCCGGAGTCGCCGGAACAGACGCCGCTGGGCAGCTCCAGGGAGCGCGACACACCGCACACGCAGTGCCGCCAACCGTTGCGGTCGCATTCCACCAGCCGCAGGAACACTGTTAGCAGCTCCTCGCCCTTGTTCGACGCCTCCGTGCGACCGAAACCCAGTACCTgataacacatacatacatggcACTCATCAATATAAATGATGTCATCatttgcaaattcaaatttctccCAATTTGTATGTTCTTGTTAAAGTTGACATAGTCAGGCATGATGTTAGGAGCGCAGTAATTGTGTTAAATACTTCCTCGGCAACCTTTTTCACTTAGACGTGCGTCTAATATGTCTCACATCACAATGctaaatagtaaaaaagtGGCGCTGTAACTGAACCTGAACTTCTTCTCCGAAGAGCTGGTTGGGGTCGTAGGAAAGGATGGCCCGCAGCGGCGGCACGGGCGAGTGCTGTGCCAGCGCCATGGGCGCGCGCGTGTGCGCCAGCCCAAGGTCGTGGTTCAGCACCGTCACGTCCATGCCACGACCCACATCCTCCTGCACCACCTGCACCCCATCTTCATTCTCAAGCTTAAACCAACTCTCTACAATCTTTCAGTTTACTGACACTAACTAAGCCAATAATGAAAACACTACTCTAGATGACAGACAGGTCATTGAATATGTAATCCTACATGATCGACTTTCCTGAAATGGAAAGCCAGCACTGGAAAACATATTTCGTGTTGAGAGTGTAAACGCCTTTTGACCGCTGATACAATCGACAAAAAGGTCAAAAGAGCAACATAGATAGTGCGTACCTTGTAATCCGGGTGTTTGTAGAGATACCGCAAGGCGACGACGTCGCCGACGTCGGTGCGCATGGGCGTGCGCGTGTTGTACTTGGCAAAGCCCAGGTTGGGCGTGATGCAGTGCGCGGCCGTGAGGATCCAGTAGCGCGTGAGCACGGAGCCCGAGCAGCGTGGCGCCATGAAGCGGTCCAGCAGGATGCACACCTCTGGATAGTCCTCCAGCCGCGTGGTCGCGCCGCCGAACACGCGCCGCGTGTCCTGCCAGTGCCCGCGCGCCCCCAGCGACCGGAAGAACCCGTACCCGGTGCAGTTCCGGTGCGTGCTGTCGGTCGTGTCAACGGGGGGATTCCGGGTGGGAAATTGTTCCACTTTGTCTTTTTCCTGATTCCTTCCGCTTTCTTCATTTTTGGTAAATTGGCCACTGGCGGGGTCTATCTCATTGAGGTCGATGCTACTGATGTCGACCCGCTCGAAGCTCTCGTTGTCGTCTTCCAGCTCCGCCAGCACCGCCACTGTCACTGCCGACAACAGCAGCCACTCTATTACAATTCTGATCATGATTTCTTATTGATACtccatttatttcaattagtaaagtaaattaagaaaattaatctAAACTATCTGTCACGCACCTGTCATTCCATAGTTTTTTTCGTCATAGCAAGCCAACTACAGCATGCATAAATCTTTTGAACTCGTACGTCCGTATGGCACTAAGCCCTACTCCCAGACATGGTTATTCTTTGCTATATCatccattaaaaatatttgatcggtaattaaaaattacattcgttataaaatcgattttaaCTATGTACCTAGCCAATTGTATTCTCTGTGCGTTACTATAAGGAAATAGTAACGCAAAGAGAACACAATTGGCTACGTACCACACAATTGGTGAGGACACCAAAACGATTGGTTGGTTGACAGCACGAGCGTTCGCACTTAAATATTCATAGtccatttattattgatatttaaataataaattgatcatgaataaattgttattcatATAGGTaacaaagtacataaaaaGTACGTACctagtcaaaaagtataaaaaaagctataaactgataaaaaaaaagatacaaatcacgattaaccaaacaaaatatatgagtaTCGAGCTGACTAGTGTCCCCCTAGAATCACCCATTCTCGAGTTGGGTCaactcaaccataatagagggaacctcacgacggCCAAGACTCCACCACcagtttgaccatttgagtgagcatgatatactcgattcccatgactttaTAATACAGATCttattcattgaaatattttacccttattatttaactacctaattttccaggatgaaCGGTAACCCAtgtcttctccatacttcaaactacatgtctCGTAGTGGACACGATGGAATTTGAAGAACAAAGTCAAACTAAACttgatttattgattaaatttgggaGCATTATGCACCTATTCCttaagaatcacactatctattgatgaaaactgcatgaaaatccgtgtagtggtttttgagtttattgcgaacagtcagcagacagacgcggtggagaactttgttttataatatgtaaagaagTTGGTAGTGGATGCTCTTCGAATACGTCAGGCGTTGTCCTGAacactacatgtgtgcaaaaaaTTGCAAGAAGATTTGTAtcgaaatacatttttttgttcacGAAAATTCAAGTACTCTACTGACCgtttaaacgtaatatttaagttgctttacaatattttgccCTGTCGaactttaattgttttaattgcttagtcgttcgccgcgaacgtagacctcgcgaatacaattttttttacatatatttttagatataagATATAGCGAACTTTTTTATAGATCtactaaaaacctatatttttgtagtgcATTATATGCATGTATGATCAACAGTAGGGCCAGCGCACGCACGTTTAGATTTTCGGTAGGGCTTTTTTTCCGGATTACTTTACAAGTGTTCATTGATATTTCTGAAAACTATaatgcctatagcaatctcggataatgtagcattctaatggtgaaagaatttttgaaatcgggtTGGTGGctttggagattacccgcctcgaacatacaaactcacctCGCGaacacgatatttttttacattaatgtgaatatttcacaaaCGGCTTAGCCGATTTTGTTACCcatgaacttaaaaaatccattgacagatcctacatacctttttaatttaatcaaaatcagaccaaagTTTccaaagttatcgcgttacaaacatacattatacatacatacaaaaaatgaattttgccccaagtagaatgtgagattataatgattttgcAATAATGATTTTTGATATCTtagatatacatttaaaaatcattgcCATACATgcatttcttctttttttcagGTTTTTTACAACGCGCTAATAGCTTGGACAACATCACGTTGAGCTCCTAGTTAACATGCTCGCTGCGAACGCGAGCGCAACGATCGTGCCGAGCGTGACGAGCGCAGCGTATGCGGCGGCGAGAGCGGCGAGCGGAGCGGTGGCGGGGGACGCGACATGAATGCCACCGCGGAGGAGGAGAGCGGCTGCGCCTCCGACCTGGACGTGCAGCCGATCGACACGCTGGTGCGCTTCGTGGTGCACGGCGTGCTGCTGAACGCCATCGGCGCGGGCGGACTGCTCGGCAACGCGCTCTCCGTGCTCGTGCTTTCGCGGCCGCAGATGCGCTCCTCCGTCAACTGCCTGTTGGTGGGGCTGGCGGCCTGCGACACCGTGCTCATCCTTACCTCCGTGCTGCTGTTCGGTCTCACCGCCATCTACCCGTACACCGGCCGTCTGCGCTACTACTATTACCATATCAGTCCGCACATAACGCCCTATGCTTACCCGATCGCGAACGCCGCTCAAACCATGTCAGTGTATCTAACTCTCATCGTGACGATAGAACGATGGGTCGCCGTCTGCCACCCGTTCAGAGCAAAAGCGCTGTGCACATCATCACGTGCGCGCTGGTACGTGCTCGGCACGGCGGCCTTCGCCCTCATTTATAATGCTCCAAAATTTTTCGAGGCTGAGGTATACCCTAGCATCGATGACGGAGAAATAATATACTGTGTAAGGTCTGACATTGACTT
It includes:
- the LOC128669742 gene encoding chymotrypsin-1-like; the encoded protein is GYGFFRSLGARGHWQDTRRVFGGATTRLEDYPEVCILLDRFMAPRCSGSVLTRYWILTAAHCITPNLGFAKYNTRTPMRTDVGDVVALRYLYKHPDYKVVQEDVGRGMDVTVLNHDLGLAHTRAPMALAQHSPVPPLRAILSYDPNQLFGEEVQVLGFGRTEASNKGEELLTVFLRLVECDRNGWRHCVCGVSRSLELPSGVCSGDSGGPVVYRGVQIGVTSMGPLSCASDANETFPLGATSVFTAVFPYRDIINRTIREADSSMRRSVPTSSAPTIAAKFIATLANIILLVETNIIFV